In [Mycobacterium] stephanolepidis, the genomic window GATCGATCGAAACTATCTGTGTGCCAAATGACTTCAACACCTCATCGATGCATGCCTTGGCATTCGAGACGCGGAAGTTGATCTCGCCGGAAGACGCGTACCGCTCGTAATCAGACATGAGATCTGAGAGTGGCCGGTCCTGCTCGCCCAGGGCTGCCAGCACGTGAAGTGCCGCCAGCATTCCGGAGTCGGCGCCCCAGAAGTCCCGGAAGTAGTAGTGCGCGGAATGCTCACCGCCGAAGATCGCGCCCGTCTCGGCCATCAGCGCCTTGATGAACGAGTGCCCGACGCGAGAGCGCACCGGCGTTCCGCCATGCTCAACGACAAGCTCGGGGACGGCACGCGAGGTGATCAGATTGTGGATGATGGTGCCGCCGATTTCCCGGTCCAGCTCTCGACGCGCCACCAAAGCGGTTACCGCGGAAGGAGAGACGGCCCGTCCGCGCTCATCGACCACGAAGCATCGGTCGGCGTCGCCGTCAAAGGCGAGCCCGATGTCGGCACCCTCGGCCACCACGAAGGCCTGCAGATCGCGCAGGTTCTCCGGATCGAGCGGGTTGGCTTCGTGGTTGGGGAAATTGCCGTCCAACTCGAAGTACAACGGCGCGAGCGCAATCGACGGAATCGCGCCCAACACCGCCGGTGTCGTGTGCCCGGCCATACCGTTACCCGCGTCCACAGCCACTCGGAGGGGGCGTGCCCCGCTCAACTGAACCAGTGACCGCAGGAACTCGCCGTACTCGGCGAGAACATCACGTTCGGTGACCGTGCCCGCCGGACCGTCGTGCGCGGGCACTCCGTTGATCAGCTCCTCGCTGATGATGGCCAGGCCGGTGTCCCTGCCTACCGGCTTGGCACCGGCGCGACACAGCTTGATTCCGTTGTACGCGGCCGGGTTGTGGCTGGCGGTGAACATGGCTCCCGGGCAATCCAGCAGCCCCGAAGCGAAGTACAGCTGATCAGTGGACGCCAGTCCGATCTGCACGACATCGACACCCTGCGCGGTGACGCCCTCGGTGAACGCCTGGGCCAGCGGAGGCGACGAGTCCCGCATGTCGCGGCCCACCACGATCCGCAATGGCGCACCGGCGTCTGCCCGCTCGGCCTTGACCAGTCGTGCGAACGAAGAACCCACCTCGAACACGAACGACTCGTCGATCTGCTCACCCAGGAGGCCCCGGACGTCGTACGCCTTGATGACTGCGTGGACAGCGTCGGCGGACCGGGCCATGACGAGTGCACTCCTATTGATCTGTCGAGCGAGGGACGTTAGGTGTCGCTGGCCAGCCTAGTGGTCGGCGAGTGCCCAACGTGAACGTCCGGCGAGAGGGTACAGAATGTCACCGGGCCAAGCCGAAATCACCTGATCAGAACTACTCGGCAGGATCCGGTAGAACCCGCAGATGTCCGCGGCGCCGCCCGACCGGGGCCGGATGCACGGGCCGGGGAGCAGCCGAGGTGGCCGGCGCTCCCATATCGAGTACGGGCTCGCTGAATCCCGCCGCAGCCATCCGCACTCCGGTGGGTTCCCGAACCGCATCGGCCAGGGCAACCAGGTCGTCATCCTCGGGGTTCGACGGCAAGGGGCCGTTGTACCGGACCAGCTCCCAGCCACGGGGCGCGGTGATCCGGCTCGCGTGTTGCACGCACAGATCCCACGAATGCGGCTCGCTGGACGTGGCCAGCGGCCCAACCACGGCCGTCGAGTCCGCATAGACGAACGTCAACGTCGCCACGGCGGAACTCGGGCACCCGGGTCGACAGCAGCGACGGGGGGCTCTCACAAACGTTGAGGCTAGCGTGCGCAAACACGTTCCGACCCGCAGACACGCGCTGTGAACCCACCGAGACCCTCCAGTGACCAGGTAGAGACCCCGGGGTGATCGGCTCGTTGTGATTCGTCAGCCACAGCAGTCACACCGTTACCATTTCCCGTATGGCACGTGACGGACGGCGCGGCGGCTCGGCTGGCGGGTCGAGCTCGCAGGGCTCTCGACGGGGGCGCGATTTTCGTGGCCCGCTCCTGCCGCCGACCGTTCCCGGCTGGCGCTCACGCGCCGAGCGCTTCGATATGGCGGTGTTGGAGGCCTACGAACCCATCGAGCGGGCGTGGCAGTCGCGGTTGGAGGGTCTCGATGTCGCGGTGGACGAGATTCCGCGCATCCAACCCAAGGATCCCGAGTCTGTGCAATGGCCGCCGGAGGTGATCGCTGACGGACCGATCCCGCTGGCAAGGCTCATTCCTGCCGGCGTCGACACCCGGGGCAACACCACCCGGGCGCGAATTGTCCTGTTCCGCAAGCCGATCGAATTACGCGCGAAGAAATCTGGGGATTTGTCGGATCTCCTGCACGATCTGCTGGTGGCGCAGGTTGCCACCCACCTGGGGGTGGAACCATCGGTGATCGACCCGACCATCACCGATGAGGGCGACTAACCGCCCGGTCGAACGCGGAGTTAGATGATGCCCCGCTTCAGGCGGCGGCGCTCACGCTCGGACAACCCGCCCCAGATACCGAATCGCTCGTCGTTGGCCAGTGCGTACTCAAGGCACTCGTCCTTGACTTCGCAGCCCTGGCAGATGCGCTTGGCCTCGCGAGTCGACCCGCCCTTCTCAGGGAAGAACGCCTCGGGATCGGTCTGTGCGCACAGCGCCTTCTCTTGCCACTGATCATCAGCGACACCAATCAGCGCATCAAAATCGTTCTGCACCAACGTCAGATGCGGACGTGCGGGCGGCAAGCCCGTCGCACCCGTGCCGACGCCGGAACTCAGCTCGTCGTGTGCGCCAAATTCATTGTGCCCGAACAGCATCGTCCCGCCTCCTCACCATTCCCACTTGCAGTCGTCGTGCCCGGTTTCGTGCCACATTGTCGCTTTCCCGGCCATTCCATTCGAACATCTGATCGAATCTCGGTCTGCGCCTGCAACTTCCAAACCCAGCCCGAGGAATGACACTGGTGTGATTACACACGTGTTCGCTGCCGGGGTCAAGCGAAGGACGAAAATTCATACCATCTACGACCGACAAAATCGGCGTGGCGCCCTCGTGGCGTGTCGCATCATTGCCGGCGCACTAGTCTCGGTCAGCGTGAAACTCACCGTCCTCGTCGGCGGCGTCGGCGGAGCGCGCTTCCTGCTCGGCGTCCAACGCTTGCTCGGATCAGACTCCAGCAAGCATCAGATAAACGCCATCGTGAACATTGGCGACGACGCCTGGATGCATGGCGTCAGGATCTGCCCTGACCTGGACACCTGCATGTACACCCTGGGCGGCGGGATCGATCCGGAACGCGGCTGGGGGCACCGCGGCGAGACCTGGAACGCCATGGAGGAACTGGCTGCCTACGGCGCCCAGCCCGACTGGTTCTCGCTCGGCGACAGGGACCTGGCCACTCACCTGATACGCAGTCAAATGCTGCGAGCCGGTTATCCGCTATCAGCGGTCACCGAAGCGTTATGCAATCGATGGCAGCCCCGAGTCCGCCTGTTACCCGCCAGCGACGACCGCTGCGAGACCCACGTGGTGATCACCGACCCCGCCGATGGAGAGCAGCGCGCCATCCACTTCCAACAGTGGTGGGTACAGCACCGAGCACAGGTACCCACCCACAGTTTCGCGTTCGTCGGCGCGGACGAAGCAAAGGCGGGCCCGGGCGTTGCCGAGGCCATCGCAGAGGCGGATGCCGTCTTGCTGGCGCCGTCCAATCCGGTGGTGAGCATCGGGGCCGTCCTGGAGGTCGGCGGAGTTCGCGGGGCGCTCCGCACAACCGCTGCTCCGGTCATCGGATACTCGCCAATCGTGTCCGGTAAGCCACTCCGCGGAATGGCTGACGAATGTTTGCGCGTGATCGGTGTCGAGGTGAGCTCGCAAGGTGTCGGGGAACACTTCGGCGCCCGCTCACAGACCGGCATCCTGGATGGCTGGCTGGTCGACGAGGGTGACGCGGCTCACATTGCGGGAGTTCAGGTACGGTCAATTCCGCTGCTCATGACCGACCCGGACGCGACGGCGGCGATGGTGCGTGCGGGACTCGACCTGGCCGGAGTTACTCTATGACCCCATCTGCGGATTCCCCTGCACCGGAACATGGTTCGGCGGCTCCGGTGGAGATCTTACCCATTGCGGGCCTGCCGGAATTCCGCCCCGGCGACGATGTCGCCGGAGTCATAGCCCAGGCCGCGCCATGGGTTCGAGACGGCGATGTGATCGTGATCACCAGCAAGATCATCTCCAAGGCCGAGGGTCGGATCGTCGCCGCGCCGACCGACCCCGAGGCACGGGACACCTTGCGCCGCAAACTGATCGACTCTGAGTCGGTCCGCGTACTGGCCCGCAAGGGAAAGACACTGATCACCGAGAACACCATCGGCATCGTGCAGGCCGCCGCCGGAATCGACGCGTCCAATGTCGATACCGCCGAACTCGTGCTGCTCCCCACCGACCCCGATGGCAGCGCGGCGGCGGTGCGAGCGGCGCTGTCGCGACAGCTGGGCGTGAACGTAGCCGTGGTGATCACCGACACCATGGGAAGGGCCTGGCGAAACGGCCAGACCGATGCCGCCATCGGTTCTTCCGGCATCCCCGTCCTGTACGGCTACGCCGGCGCAAAGGACAAGCACGGCAACGAGCTTCAGGTGACAGAGGTGGCCATCGTCGACGAGATCGCCGCGGCCGCCGACCTTGTCAAGGGCAAGCTCACCGATGTGCCGGTTGCGGTGGTGCGGGGTCTGTCGGTGCCCGACGACGGCAGCGTGGCCCGCGATCTGCAGCGCTCGGGACCCGACGACCTGTTCTGGCTCGGCACCGCAGAAGCGCTCGAGCAGGGGCGTCGCGATGCGGTACTGGTGCGCCGCTCGATCCGGCAATTCGCTGATATCGCAGTCGATTCCGATCTGTTACGGGAAGCCATCGGTGAGGCGTTGACGGCACCCGCTCCGCACCACACCCATCCGGTGAGATTCGTATGGGTACGGGATCTGACGACACGGCGCGCACTGTTGGACGCCATGAAGCAGGCATGGGCCGTGGATCTCAGCGGCGACGGACGCACCCAGGAATCCGTCGAGAAGCGGGTCGCCCGCGGACAGATCCTCTACGACGCACCCGAAGTCGTGATCCCGTTCCTGGTACCCGACGGAGCCCACGACTACCCCGACGAGCGCCGGACTGCGGCGGAGCACACCATGTTCACCGTCGCGGTAGGCGCCGCGGTACAGGCTCTGCTGGTGGCGCTGGCAGCGCGGGGCGTGGGGAGCTGCTGGATTGGGTCCACCATCTTCGCCGCCGACATCGTCCGCAGGCAGCTCGAGTTGGATGCCTCATGGGAACCGATGGGAGCCATCGCCATCGGGTACCCGGACGGATATCCCGAGGCGACGCTGGAACCCCGCACTCCCCTGCCTGCCGGCCAGATGCTGGTTGAGCTGTGATGAGCCGTATGTCGTGTCTGCAGGCTTCCGCCGTCGAGCTGCTCTCCACATGGGAGGCGCCCGACGCCGAGCAGGACAGCCTGCGGCACTCCGTTCTGGCCTTCCTCGACGCCAACCCGGACGCGTGCCGTCGCCGCAGCGCCGCAGGTCATATCACCGCCTCGGCGCTGGTGGTCAACCACGACGGGTCACAGGCGCTGCTGACCCTGCACCCCCGCGTGGGTAAGTGGCTTCAGCTGGGCGGCCACTGCGAGGAGGAGGACGCCACCATCCGGGCGGCCGCGCTGCGTGAAGCCACCGAGGAGTCCGGGATACCGGACCTCACTCTCGAGCCGAATCTGCTTGGCATACACGTACACCCGATCACGTGCTCGCTGGGTGTGCCGACCCGTCATCTCGATCTGCAGTTCCTGGCGCGCGCACCCGAGGGCGCCCAGATCACCGTCAGCGACGAATCACTGGACCTGCGCTGGTGGCCCATCGACCAGATTCCGGCCGAAGATCCCTCGGTCGTCGTGTTGGCCCAGCGGGCCCGCGCCCGGCTGCGCTGAGCGCCACCCACACCGACTCTCCAGGCGCGGGAAGTCAGGTAGTGCATTACGCGTATCGCACGTCACCAACCGTCGTATCGTGCCCTCATCAGCGGTCATTCGGTAAGGGGCGCGCATGGACATCAAGATTGAGACCCCCTTTGGTGGCAGCGCGAGAATCACCAAGCCCGACCGCGAGCCATCCCCCGGTGCTGACGAGCCCCAGCACACGTTCACCCTCGGCGATTTACGACCACGAGTCCGAGCGCTCTTGGTGTTGTGCATCGCCATTGACGGCACGATCGTGTTGTGGCTGGCGGCCAAGAACGCCACGCTGACCCAGAACGCGTGGGATCTGCTGGGCACCGCGCTGCTCCTTGCCATCGGCATCAGCTGCGCACTGGCGATCGGGGTAATTGTGAAGTACCGGCACAGTTCCGTGCTCACCCCCCTGGCCAGCCAGGTATTCGTCATCTGCCTCACCGCTTATGTCTGGCTGCTCGACCTGCGCAGTCCCGCAAGCCAGATAGGGGGCATCACAGGAGTCGCGCTGGCGTTGGGTGCCGTCGCCCTGTGCTGGGTGCTGTATCTGAGCCGGTATGCGGCGGGCGCACTGACGAGAACCGGCATCGCCGTCGTCGCACTGTTTCCCCTCATCGGGTTGGTGCAGTTCTGGATTCAGAACGAGTACATGGCGCACAGTTCGCTTCCGCTGATAGACGTGCAGACCGAGTTGACCCCGGTGGGCTCGACCGGCCCCATCATCCACGTGCTGGCCAAGACCACGTACCACAACCGTGGATCGTTCCGCGTCGACGTCCCGGCCAGCCACCCGAGGTCGTGGCCGGGCACCTGAACGCACTCGGGAGTCAGTTCGGCGACTATCGCGAAACTCCGGCGATGCCTGCCCAGGCACGACTGATCTATGCCGGCTCGTCCGGCGGGTCCGGCGGGGCGTTCCTGGCTCCCGGATCGACGAATCAGGGCAGCACCATCATCGATATCGATTCCCGGACAGTCCGGTTGGCGGTCATCAAGGTCACCCTGATCGCCGTCACCCACCGATCGGTGAAGGAAACACGGACCTGCTATCCCCCGCAGATCGCACTCGGCGAGAACGTGATCGGCTTCCTCCGGGAATCAACCGTGGTCCACGATTTCCTGGGCGGTAAGGCGTTGTGTACCGAAACCCAGTTCGCGTCCCGCGGCGTCATCGAGGAACTGGTTTCCGATCACCCCGTGTTGCGGATCTACACCATGGTGCACGCCTCTGGGGCAACCACTCCGATATTGCTGCCGTTCTTCGGCACCCAGGAATCGCTGGACAATCCGCTATCGAGCACAAAGGCGTCGACGATCATCGAGAACGCCAACCCCTCAGGCATGTTCGGCTCGTCTGCCGAGTACGCGCCGTCCGACGCCGACGTGCGGCCGAGTCCCTAGACGTCCGAGGAGTACCGGATACCACCGTCGGGAATGGTGATTCCGGGCCACACCCGGGCGCCGCGCAACAGCTCGCACCGCGCACCGATATCTGCCCCATCACCGATCACACCGTCACGCACCAGCGCACGCGGACCGATACGGGCACCGAACCCGATGATCGAGCGTTCCACCACGGCACCCGCCTCGATGCGCGCACCGTCGAAGACGACCGCACCGTCAAGCCGTGCCCCGGGGCCGATTTCGGCTCCCCGACCCACCACGGTGCCACCGATCACCAGCGCGCCAGGTGCCACCGAGGCGCCATCGTGCACCAGTGCCTCACCCGGATGCTCGGGGATCGCGGGTGAGGGCGCGATGCCGCGCACCAGGTCTGCCGAGCCGCGCACGAAGTCCTCGGGAGTTCCCATATCGCGCCAGTAACTCGTGTCGACGTATCCGCATACCTTGGCACCACTGCTCAGCAGCCCTGGAAAGACTTCTCGCTCAACCGACACCGGCCGCCCGGAGGGGATCTGTTCGATCAGCTCACGCCGGAACACGTAACACCCGGCGTTGATCTGATCGGTGGGCGGATCTTCGGTCTTCTCCAGGAATGCGGTCACGCGCCCCGTGGAATCGGTAGGCACACAACCGAACGCGCGCGGGTCGCCGACCCGTACCAGGTGCAACGTCAGATCAGCCTGGGTCTGCTCATGCTGCGCGAGAAGGTCTTTCAAGTCCAAGCCGGACAACACATCGCCGTTGAACACCAGGGCGGTGTCGTGCCGCAGATGGTCCAGCACATTCCGGATGGCTCCGCCGGTACCCAGCGGTTCCGTTTCGGTGACATACGTGATCGACAGGCCCAGCTTGGATCCGTCGCCGAACTCCGACTCGAAGACCTCGGCCTTGTAGGACGTCCCGAGCACCACGTGATCGATCCCGGCCGCGGCGACCCGAGACAACACATGCGTCAGGAAGGGGAAGCCGGCGATCGGCAGCATCGGCTTGGGCGCTGAGAGCGTCAGTGGACGCAGCCGGGTGCCCTGCCCGCCCACCAAGATGACGGCATCGGCTTTCACGGTGCCCGATTCAACACTGCCAGGTACAACACTGTCAGGCATTCCCGTCTCCTTGCTTATCCCGGCGCCGGTTGGCGCGGATGGCCGCGCGCACCACGATCGCAGATCGAGCCGCCAGTGCGCCCCGAATGCTCCAACGCAACGGTGCCTGCCACCAATGTGGGTGCCGGTCTGATTGATAGATGTAGACGCTGTCGTGGTGCGCGGAGAGGCTGCGCGCCGGGTCGCGACCGGCCGCATGACCCTTCGCATGCACAACCTCCGAGCTCGGCGCATACACGTTCTGCCAACCCGCACGTGTCAGCCGGTCCCCGAGATCGACGTCCTCCATGTACATGAAGTAGCGCGTGTCGAATCCGCCGATGGCATCGAAGGCCTTGCGCCGCAGCAGCAGGCAAGATCCCGAGAGCCAACCGACGATGCGCTCGGACGGCTCCATCCGATCCTGGCGATACGCCGCGGTCCACGGATTGGTGGGCCACACCGATCCCAGCAGCGCGTGAAGCGCGCCACCCGCGAGCGAGGGCACCACTCGCGCCGAGGGATACACCGAACCATCGGGTTCACGAATAAGCGGACCCAGCGCACCCGCAGCGGGCCAACGCTGCGCAACCTCAAGCAGCGCATCGATGCTTCCCGGACCCCACTGCACGTCGGGGTTGGCGATCACAATCCATTCGGCTTCGGGATCAACCTGCGCCACCCCAAGGTTCGCGGCCTTCCCGTAGCCGACATTGCCCCCGGTGCGCAGCAGCTCGACATCGGGCTCCTCGGCGGCCACTTCGGGCGCCCCATCGGTGGAGCCGTTATCGGCCAGGATCAACCGCAGCGGGCGATCGGTGGCGTGGCGCAGCGTTCTGAGGAAGCGATGGAGATGCTCGCCAGGCGAGTACGTCACCGTCACCACGGCGATCTGCTCGAGCGGCGCCGACGGGCCACTCGGGCGATGAGGATCAGGCACGGTGCTTGAGGGTACCTACCCCTGATGTGTGGCCAGCGCCTCAGCCAACGCATCCCGCCACGGACGCAGCGGTGCCAGACCCACCTCGGCCCATAGATCGCCGTCGAGCGCCGTGTACACCGGACGGGGCGCTGCGCTCGGAAAATCGACGGACAGACAGGGCTGCAGCCGCGAGGTATCCGCCCCGACCAGCTCGAACACGGCCTTCGCCCAGTCGAACCGGTTCACCGCTCCGCCCCCCGCCGCGTGCAGCAACGGTTCGCGAACGTCGGAGGCCGCGAGGTCCAACAAAGCCTCGGCGAGGTCTGCGGCATACGTCGGAGATCCGGTCTGATCGGTGACCACCCGCACCGGGCCGTCCCCGGCTGCCAATCTCCGCATGACTCCGACGAAATCACCGTTGACGCCGGTGTAGACCCACGCCGTGCGCACCACCTGCGCTGTCGGTAAGGCATCGTGCACGGCCCGTTCTCCGGCGAGCTTGGTGTGCGCGTACACACCGGCCGGAGCCGTGGCGTCACCCGGGCGGTACGGGCGTGGGCCGGCATCACCGAACTCACCGCTGAACACGTAATCGGTGGAGATATGGATCAATCTGGCCCCAACCTCGCGACACGCCTGAGCCACCCGGGCAGCACCTTCGGCGTTGACCGCGTACGCCCTGGCCTCGTCGCTTTCCGCGGCATCCACGGCGGTGTAGGCGGCGCAGTTGATCACGGTGTCCCCGGCAGCAATCACCCCGTCGGGCACGCCGTCGCGGGTAATATCCCAATCAGTCGATTTCAGGGCACGGACAGGGAGGGCGCGAAGCGCGGCACGGGCAATCAGATGGGTGCCGAGCTGACCGCCCGCTCCGGTGATAACAAGCACACCGAGAGTCTGGCACGCCGACTTCGCTTCCGAGGGATGAGAGCCACCCCGACGTAGCCTTGACGAGGCTTGAGACTCGTTGCCCGGCGAACGCCCGGCCCGGAAAGAAACGGATCACCGTGACCGACCCTCACGCTCCTCGCGCGGGCGGCTCGTCGCAGACGGAGACGCCACGCCCTCTGTGGCGGGGTATTGCGACGCTGGCCGCCGTCGCCGTCATGGTGGTCACCGGCGCCGCCTGGGGAAAGATCGGCAACATCGATCCGAACATCGCCCGGTTCGATCTTCCCGGCCTGTTCGGCAATGCCGGAAGGCCCGATGACGGCGCGATCGACATTCTGATGGTGGGCGTCGACAGTCGCAGCGACGCACACGGCAATCCGCTCTCACAGGACGAGCTGTCCATGCTGCGAGCCGGAGACGAGACGGCCACCAATACCGACACCATCATCCTCATCCGCATCCCCAGCAACGGAAAATCCGCAACGGCGATCTCCATCCCCCGCGACTCCTATGTCACAGTCCCGGACGGCAGCAAGGGAAAGATCAACGGCGTCTACGGCGAAGCCAAAGAGAACGACCGTCAGAAACGCGTCGAATCCGGCGAGACGCTGGAAGCCGCCGAACGCGAATCCGTCGACGCCGGGCGTTCGGCGCTCACCCAGACCGTGGCCAAGCTGACCGGCGTCACCGTCGATCGCTACGCCGAGGTGAGCATGCTCGGGTTCGTACTGATGACCAACGCACTCGGTGGCGTCAACGTGTGCCTGAACGAGGCTGTCTACGAACCGATGTCGGGAGCCGACTTTCCCGCCGGTCCGCAGACACTCGATGGCCCCAACGCATTGAGCTTCGTGCGACAACGCCACGATCTGCCGCGCGGTGACCTCGATCGTGTGGTCCGCCAGCAGGTGGTGATGTCGTCACTGGCGCATTCGGCGCTGTCCGGGGGAACACTCACCAACCCCTCCACGCTGGGCAAGCTCCGCGATGCGATCACGCGCACCGTGGTGCTCAGTGAGGGCTGGGACGTCATGGACTTCATCAAGCAGCTGCAGAAGCTGTCCGGGGGCAACGTGGCATTCGCGACCATTCCCATCCTGCGCGAGGACGGTTGGACCGAGGACGGCACCCAAAGTGTCGTGAAGGTCGATCCCGATCAGGTGCGCAACTGGGTATCCGGCCTGCTGGACCAGCAGGC contains:
- a CDS encoding phosphomannomutase/phosphoglucomutase, producing the protein MARSADAVHAVIKAYDVRGLLGEQIDESFVFEVGSSFARLVKAERADAGAPLRIVVGRDMRDSSPPLAQAFTEGVTAQGVDVVQIGLASTDQLYFASGLLDCPGAMFTASHNPAAYNGIKLCRAGAKPVGRDTGLAIISEELINGVPAHDGPAGTVTERDVLAEYGEFLRSLVQLSGARPLRVAVDAGNGMAGHTTPAVLGAIPSIALAPLYFELDGNFPNHEANPLDPENLRDLQAFVVAEGADIGLAFDGDADRCFVVDERGRAVSPSAVTALVARRELDREIGGTIIHNLITSRAVPELVVEHGGTPVRSRVGHSFIKALMAETGAIFGGEHSAHYYFRDFWGADSGMLAALHVLAALGEQDRPLSDLMSDYERYASSGEINFRVSNAKACIDEVLKSFGTQIVSIDHLDGVTVDIGTGTWFNLRTSNTEPLLRLNVEARTDEDVAGVVARVTELVDRTEAAT
- a CDS encoding DUF3499 domain-containing protein, coding for MRAPRRCCRPGCPSSAVATLTFVYADSTAVVGPLATSSEPHSWDLCVQHASRITAPRGWELVRYNGPLPSNPEDDDLVALADAVREPTGVRMAAAGFSEPVLDMGAPATSAAPRPVHPAPVGRRRGHLRVLPDPAE
- a CDS encoding metallopeptidase family protein is translated as MARDGRRGGSAGGSSSQGSRRGRDFRGPLLPPTVPGWRSRAERFDMAVLEAYEPIERAWQSRLEGLDVAVDEIPRIQPKDPESVQWPPEVIADGPIPLARLIPAGVDTRGNTTRARIVLFRKPIELRAKKSGDLSDLLHDLLVAQVATHLGVEPSVIDPTITDEGD
- a CDS encoding WhiB family transcriptional regulator yields the protein MQNDFDALIGVADDQWQEKALCAQTDPEAFFPEKGGSTREAKRICQGCEVKDECLEYALANDERFGIWGGLSERERRRLKRGII
- the cofD gene encoding 2-phospho-L-lactate transferase encodes the protein MKLTVLVGGVGGARFLLGVQRLLGSDSSKHQINAIVNIGDDAWMHGVRICPDLDTCMYTLGGGIDPERGWGHRGETWNAMEELAAYGAQPDWFSLGDRDLATHLIRSQMLRAGYPLSAVTEALCNRWQPRVRLLPASDDRCETHVVITDPADGEQRAIHFQQWWVQHRAQVPTHSFAFVGADEAKAGPGVAEAIAEADAVLLAPSNPVVSIGAVLEVGGVRGALRTTAAPVIGYSPIVSGKPLRGMADECLRVIGVEVSSQGVGEHFGARSQTGILDGWLVDEGDAAHIAGVQVRSIPLLMTDPDATAAMVRAGLDLAGVTL
- a CDS encoding coenzyme F420-0:L-glutamate ligase — encoded protein: MTPSADSPAPEHGSAAPVEILPIAGLPEFRPGDDVAGVIAQAAPWVRDGDVIVITSKIISKAEGRIVAAPTDPEARDTLRRKLIDSESVRVLARKGKTLITENTIGIVQAAAGIDASNVDTAELVLLPTDPDGSAAAVRAALSRQLGVNVAVVITDTMGRAWRNGQTDAAIGSSGIPVLYGYAGAKDKHGNELQVTEVAIVDEIAAAADLVKGKLTDVPVAVVRGLSVPDDGSVARDLQRSGPDDLFWLGTAEALEQGRRDAVLVRRSIRQFADIAVDSDLLREAIGEALTAPAPHHTHPVRFVWVRDLTTRRALLDAMKQAWAVDLSGDGRTQESVEKRVARGQILYDAPEVVIPFLVPDGAHDYPDERRTAAEHTMFTVAVGAAVQALLVALAARGVGSCWIGSTIFAADIVRRQLELDASWEPMGAIAIGYPDGYPEATLEPRTPLPAGQMLVEL
- a CDS encoding NUDIX hydrolase, producing the protein MSCLQASAVELLSTWEAPDAEQDSLRHSVLAFLDANPDACRRRSAAGHITASALVVNHDGSQALLTLHPRVGKWLQLGGHCEEEDATIRAAALREATEESGIPDLTLEPNLLGIHVHPITCSLGVPTRHLDLQFLARAPEGAQITVSDESLDLRWWPIDQIPAEDPSVVVLAQRARARLR
- the manB gene encoding mannose-1-phosphate guanylyltransferase, translated to MPDSVVPGSVESGTVKADAVILVGGQGTRLRPLTLSAPKPMLPIAGFPFLTHVLSRVAAAGIDHVVLGTSYKAEVFESEFGDGSKLGLSITYVTETEPLGTGGAIRNVLDHLRHDTALVFNGDVLSGLDLKDLLAQHEQTQADLTLHLVRVGDPRAFGCVPTDSTGRVTAFLEKTEDPPTDQINAGCYVFRRELIEQIPSGRPVSVEREVFPGLLSSGAKVCGYVDTSYWRDMGTPEDFVRGSADLVRGIAPSPAIPEHPGEALVHDGASVAPGALVIGGTVVGRGAEIGPGARLDGAVVFDGARIEAGAVVERSIIGFGARIGPRALVRDGVIGDGADIGARCELLRGARVWPGITIPDGGIRYSSDV
- a CDS encoding glycosyltransferase family 2 protein; the encoded protein is MVTVTYSPGEHLHRFLRTLRHATDRPLRLILADNGSTDGAPEVAAEEPDVELLRTGGNVGYGKAANLGVAQVDPEAEWIVIANPDVQWGPGSIDALLEVAQRWPAAGALGPLIREPDGSVYPSARVVPSLAGGALHALLGSVWPTNPWTAAYRQDRMEPSERIVGWLSGSCLLLRRKAFDAIGGFDTRYFMYMEDVDLGDRLTRAGWQNVYAPSSEVVHAKGHAAGRDPARSLSAHHDSVYIYQSDRHPHWWQAPLRWSIRGALAARSAIVVRAAIRANRRRDKQGDGNA
- the rfbD gene encoding dTDP-4-dehydrorhamnose reductase is translated as MLVITGAGGQLGTHLIARAALRALPVRALKSTDWDITRDGVPDGVIAAGDTVINCAAYTAVDAAESDEARAYAVNAEGAARVAQACREVGARLIHISTDYVFSGEFGDAGPRPYRPGDATAPAGVYAHTKLAGERAVHDALPTAQVVRTAWVYTGVNGDFVGVMRRLAAGDGPVRVVTDQTGSPTYAADLAEALLDLAASDVREPLLHAAGGGAVNRFDWAKAVFELVGADTSRLQPCLSVDFPSAAPRPVYTALDGDLWAEVGLAPLRPWRDALAEALATHQG
- a CDS encoding LCP family protein — its product is MTDPHAPRAGGSSQTETPRPLWRGIATLAAVAVMVVTGAAWGKIGNIDPNIARFDLPGLFGNAGRPDDGAIDILMVGVDSRSDAHGNPLSQDELSMLRAGDETATNTDTIILIRIPSNGKSATAISIPRDSYVTVPDGSKGKINGVYGEAKENDRQKRVESGETLEAAERESVDAGRSALTQTVAKLTGVTVDRYAEVSMLGFVLMTNALGGVNVCLNEAVYEPMSGADFPAGPQTLDGPNALSFVRQRHDLPRGDLDRVVRQQVVMSSLAHSALSGGTLTNPSTLGKLRDAITRTVVLSEGWDVMDFIKQLQKLSGGNVAFATIPILREDGWTEDGTQSVVKVDPDQVRNWVSGLLDQQAQGKTEEATYSKDQTIADVVNETQINGLAAAVSELLVGKGFTAGKVGNNDAEHAGNSQVQAAELDDVGARAVAEALGLQVVQKQGLAEHTVRVVLSNDYHGPGSGRETTPAASETGSTEDEAPPPPPSPIFTAANGPRCVN